The Deinococcus roseus genome contains a region encoding:
- the dnaG gene encoding DNA primase, whose protein sequence is MGTKEEIKARLNLADLIGEYVRLTPAGNGRFKGLCPFHKEKSPSFNVDINQGYYYCFGCKAGGDAFKFLMQVESLPFGDALQKLADRTGIKLEFNATEKKQRDLFEVNEMALAYFRQSLRKPEGSDALGYLYARGMNEENITQFELGYAPGGWDGLIKFCKLQGVHEAQLLQAGLLSEAPDTGRVYDRFRNRVMFPIRDYLGRLVGFGGRVLDDSKPKYLNTPETDIFKKSELLYGFHLARSQAQSTHEIVVVEGYMDVIAMHQWGFKHAVATLGTAMTAEHGALLARQGVRTVKLMFDQDSAGQKATLSGLDQMLGSKFLISAHQVPSGKDPADALQHGDTESIHTSLLHGLTEVEFRIQHAMSQFDLNHPEGKRGFLQMLLPRMQDHDIYDEIAAEVRRKVSQKAGIDEHKLNEWVQSKSKRKNLTDINIKGMVSEQTQEDRRELYLAQQILMDPQLLQKMDGTSPFRNLLVDELIRVARENPSREAILEHFRGRPEEKILLAFLFENPESQIQAQHQDMVERLKDMKEQGLMEAESLHTQTLMKDEVTQLKKQLANADPTQQIQLLRQIGDLQKAIEAEKRGRMMRPKA, encoded by the coding sequence ATGGGCACCAAAGAAGAAATCAAAGCCAGACTGAATCTCGCCGATCTGATCGGAGAGTATGTCCGGTTGACCCCTGCCGGAAACGGCAGGTTCAAGGGCCTGTGTCCGTTTCACAAAGAGAAATCCCCCTCGTTCAATGTGGACATCAACCAGGGTTACTATTACTGCTTCGGGTGCAAAGCAGGTGGAGATGCCTTCAAATTCCTGATGCAGGTGGAAAGCCTGCCTTTCGGGGACGCACTGCAAAAACTGGCAGACCGCACAGGCATCAAGCTGGAATTCAATGCCACCGAGAAAAAACAGCGCGACCTCTTTGAAGTCAACGAAATGGCCCTGGCCTACTTCAGACAGAGCCTGCGCAAACCTGAAGGCAGCGATGCACTGGGCTACCTGTATGCCCGTGGCATGAATGAAGAAAACATCACCCAGTTTGAACTGGGCTACGCTCCAGGTGGCTGGGACGGCCTGATCAAATTCTGCAAACTGCAAGGGGTGCATGAAGCCCAACTCTTGCAGGCAGGTTTGCTTTCCGAGGCACCGGACACCGGGCGGGTCTATGACCGTTTTCGCAACCGGGTGATGTTCCCCATCCGGGATTACCTCGGACGGCTGGTGGGCTTCGGAGGACGGGTGCTGGACGACAGCAAACCCAAATACCTCAACACCCCCGAAACCGACATCTTCAAAAAGAGCGAACTGCTTTACGGCTTCCATCTGGCCCGTTCACAGGCCCAGAGCACCCATGAAATTGTGGTGGTGGAAGGCTACATGGACGTGATTGCCATGCACCAGTGGGGCTTCAAACACGCCGTGGCCACGCTGGGAACCGCCATGACCGCCGAGCACGGTGCACTGCTGGCCCGTCAGGGGGTGCGCACCGTCAAGCTGATGTTCGACCAGGACAGCGCTGGACAGAAAGCCACCCTGTCCGGACTGGACCAGATGCTGGGCAGCAAGTTCCTGATCTCGGCCCACCAGGTGCCCAGTGGCAAGGACCCCGCAGATGCCCTGCAACACGGAGACACCGAGAGCATCCACACTTCCCTGCTGCACGGCCTCACCGAGGTGGAATTCCGCATCCAGCACGCCATGAGCCAGTTTGACCTGAATCACCCGGAAGGCAAACGGGGCTTTCTGCAAATGCTGCTTCCCCGCATGCAGGACCACGACATCTACGATGAAATTGCTGCAGAGGTGCGCCGCAAAGTCTCCCAGAAGGCGGGCATCGACGAGCACAAATTGAACGAGTGGGTGCAGAGCAAGAGCAAACGCAAGAACCTCACCGACATCAACATCAAGGGCATGGTTTCTGAGCAAACCCAGGAAGACCGACGTGAGCTGTATCTTGCGCAGCAGATCCTGATGGACCCACAGTTGCTGCAAAAAATGGACGGCACCAGTCCCTTCAGAAACCTGCTGGTGGATGAACTCATCCGGGTGGCCCGGGAAAATCCTTCCCGTGAAGCCATTCTGGAACACTTCAGAGGACGGCCCGAGGAAAAAATCCTGCTGGCCTTCCTGTTTGAAAATCCTGAATCCCAGATCCAGGCCCAGCACCAGGACATGGTCGAACGCCTGAAAGACATGAAAGAACAGGGACTGATGGAAGCCGAATCGCTGCACACCCAGACCCTGATGAAAGACGAAGTGACCCAGCTGAAAAAGCAACTGGCAAACGCCGATCCCACCCAGCAGATCCAGCTCCTCCGGCAAATTGGCGATCTGCAAAAAGCCATTGAAGCCGAAAAACGCGGTCGCATGATGCGTCCCAAAGCCTGA
- the hutH gene encoding histidine ammonia-lyase: MQLNDHLTLQDFIAVVRNFEEVQLSEASRARVQKSRQFIEKIVERGDPVYGVNTGFGKFQNTRIERDQLEELQRNLILSHSIGVGEPFPKDVVRGMLLLRAQSLAMGHSGVRPVVIEGLLNFLNHQIHPVVPSQGSVGSSGDLAPLSHLTLALIGEGEVEHKGQIRAAREVLSELGLEPIVLQAKEGLALINGTQAMCSLLALLIHDVEILLSSVDIAAASSVEALKGSHKPFSEGVVRLRPYPGAKQVSENLRNLLQHSEIAVSHENCEKVQDAYSLRATPQVHGASRDALKHAREILDIEMNSVTDNPLIFPDEEKVISGGNFHGQPLALAADYAGIAIAELANISERRIEQMLNPALSGLPAFLAEQGGLNSGLMISQYTAASLVSENKVLAHPASVDSIPTSANQEDHVSMGTIACRKAHQIFENTLWVIAIELTSAAQALDFQAPLKPGQGVKAVYDLIRSEIPHLERDRYFKPEVSKIREMVRTGRLVQAAREAVGQLH; the protein is encoded by the coding sequence ATCCAGCTCAATGACCATTTGACCTTGCAAGACTTCATTGCAGTGGTTCGCAATTTTGAAGAAGTCCAGCTCTCAGAAGCCTCCAGAGCGCGGGTGCAGAAAAGCCGCCAGTTCATCGAAAAAATTGTGGAACGTGGAGACCCGGTTTATGGGGTCAATACAGGATTCGGGAAATTCCAGAACACCCGCATCGAGCGGGACCAGCTTGAAGAATTGCAGCGCAACCTGATCCTTTCGCATTCCATTGGCGTTGGAGAGCCCTTCCCGAAAGATGTGGTGCGTGGAATGTTGTTGCTCCGGGCACAGAGCCTCGCGATGGGTCACTCCGGTGTGCGTCCTGTGGTCATTGAAGGACTGCTGAACTTTTTAAACCACCAGATTCATCCGGTGGTCCCCTCTCAGGGATCGGTGGGCAGCAGTGGAGATCTGGCCCCCCTTTCCCACCTGACCCTGGCCCTGATTGGAGAAGGGGAAGTGGAACACAAAGGACAGATTCGGGCTGCCAGAGAGGTGCTCTCTGAATTGGGCCTTGAACCCATCGTGCTGCAGGCCAAGGAAGGTCTGGCCCTGATCAACGGCACCCAGGCCATGTGCAGTTTGCTGGCCCTCCTGATTCACGATGTGGAGATCCTGCTGTCCAGCGTGGACATTGCTGCAGCTTCCAGTGTGGAAGCCCTGAAAGGCAGCCACAAGCCCTTTTCTGAAGGTGTGGTGCGCCTGAGGCCTTATCCTGGTGCAAAGCAGGTCAGCGAAAACCTCAGAAACCTTTTGCAGCACTCTGAAATTGCGGTTTCCCACGAGAACTGCGAGAAGGTGCAGGATGCCTACTCGCTGAGGGCCACGCCCCAGGTGCATGGAGCTTCCAGGGATGCTTTAAAACATGCCCGTGAAATTCTGGACATCGAGATGAACAGCGTCACCGACAACCCCCTGATCTTTCCAGACGAGGAAAAAGTCATTTCGGGTGGAAATTTCCATGGTCAGCCCCTGGCCCTGGCAGCCGATTACGCGGGAATTGCCATTGCCGAGCTGGCCAACATCAGCGAACGCCGCATTGAACAGATGCTGAACCCTGCACTCAGCGGGTTGCCTGCATTTCTGGCAGAGCAAGGCGGCCTCAACAGCGGTCTGATGATCTCCCAGTACACAGCTGCCAGTCTGGTGAGTGAAAACAAGGTGCTGGCCCACCCTGCCAGTGTGGACAGCATCCCCACCAGTGCCAACCAGGAAGACCACGTTTCGATGGGCACCATTGCCTGCCGCAAGGCCCACCAGATCTTCGAGAACACCCTGTGGGTGATTGCCATTGAACTCACCTCTGCAGCACAGGCCCTGGATTTTCAGGCTCCGCTCAAACCAGGGCAGGGGGTCAAGGCCGTCTATGACCTCATCCGCAGCGAGATTCCCCACCTGGAACGGGACCGTTACTTCAAACCAGAGGTCAGCAAGATCCGCGAAATGGTCCGCACAGGCCGTCTGGTGCAGGCCGCCAGAGAAGCTGTGGGGCAGTTGCACTGA
- the ruvB gene encoding Holliday junction branch migration DNA helicase RuvB, with the protein MEADLTLRPKSLSDYVGQEKVKEKLAVYLQAAKTRGEALDHTLIFGPPGLGKTTLAHIIAYEMGVNIKVTSGPAIEKPGDLAAILTNSIEEGDVLFIDEIHRLGRVAEEHLYPAMEDFKLDIVLGQGPAARTIELPLPHFTLVGATTRPGLITAPMRSRFGIIEHLEYYTPQELAWGLTREANLNGYELSEEAALEIGARSRGTMRIAKRYLRRVRDYAVVAGEVNISRERAEKALDLLGLDSAGLDERDVKLIETLIHRFSGGPVGVDTLAIAMSEDANTLEDVYEPYLIQLGFVKRTPRGRVATVRAYEHLGLPVLHYDEEQY; encoded by the coding sequence ATGGAAGCCGACCTCACTTTGCGCCCCAAGTCCTTATCGGACTACGTTGGGCAGGAAAAAGTCAAAGAAAAACTTGCAGTGTACCTGCAAGCCGCCAAAACCCGGGGGGAGGCGCTGGACCACACCCTGATCTTCGGGCCTCCCGGACTGGGGAAAACCACCCTTGCCCACATCATCGCTTATGAAATGGGCGTAAACATCAAGGTCACCTCCGGGCCTGCCATCGAAAAACCAGGAGACCTGGCCGCCATCCTCACCAACAGCATTGAAGAAGGGGATGTGCTGTTCATCGATGAAATTCACCGTCTGGGAAGGGTGGCAGAAGAGCACCTTTATCCAGCCATGGAGGATTTCAAGCTGGACATCGTGCTGGGGCAGGGACCTGCAGCCCGCACCATCGAACTTCCCCTCCCCCATTTCACCCTGGTGGGGGCCACCACCCGGCCGGGTCTGATCACCGCTCCCATGCGCTCCCGTTTCGGGATCATTGAGCACCTGGAGTATTACACTCCGCAAGAACTGGCCTGGGGCCTGACCCGAGAAGCCAACCTCAACGGCTATGAACTGTCCGAAGAGGCCGCACTGGAAATCGGAGCACGCTCACGCGGTACCATGCGAATTGCCAAGCGTTATCTGCGCCGGGTGCGCGATTACGCTGTGGTGGCAGGCGAGGTCAACATCTCCAGAGAACGCGCCGAGAAAGCCCTGGATTTGCTGGGTCTGGACTCTGCTGGCCTGGATGAACGGGATGTCAAACTGATTGAGACCCTGATCCACCGCTTCTCTGGAGGCCCGGTGGGTGTGGACACCCTCGCCATTGCCATGAGTGAAGACGCCAACACCCTGGAAGACGTGTACGAACCCTACCTGATTCAGCTGGGTTTTGTGAAACGCACCCCCAGAGGCCGTGTGGCAACGGTGAGGGCTTATGAACACTTAGGCCTGCCCGTGCTGCACTACGACGAAGAACAGTATTAA
- a CDS encoding M1 family metallopeptidase, which produces MNALLMHKKCVSICSTLLLGLALGVPAPTPASNPELLYPESLDPNLDVLHYDLRLDIDPGKNVLQGNATLELKTVRNTPAIQLDLLGLQVSEVLVNGQQATFQHTGQHLHIDLGQSSSVGRIYEVQVAYSGTPQTIKEPGETEADSVGWKQHKTGIYVLNEPNGAMSWFPANDHPSDKATFTFHLTVPLPDLGVANGVLVSTAGDRVKTYTYEMRQPMAPHLATVQVNRFRMEWQQFRENLVYQNYFPVSLPAKFQQKELGMFEPMLSFLEQQVAPYPFETYGVMFTEAPTPYALETQGLSTFPGKTREAALFFHELAHQWFGNSVTPSTWSDVWLSEGLATFFTNLWEHPEEKDLKVYLKSQYQRSKTQNIKAPYIRERKDLFSPRVYQRGALVFHALRYRVGNKLFQQVVQNYYRAHAFKNASTEDFIQSVLKTTGKPQLRGFLESWIYGDRLPDFPELSR; this is translated from the coding sequence ATGAATGCTTTGTTGATGCACAAAAAATGCGTTTCGATTTGCAGCACCCTGCTGCTTGGTCTGGCCCTGGGTGTCCCGGCACCCACGCCTGCCAGCAATCCTGAACTGCTCTATCCGGAAAGTCTGGATCCCAACCTGGATGTGCTGCACTATGACCTGAGGCTGGACATCGATCCGGGAAAAAATGTGCTGCAGGGCAATGCAACCCTGGAACTCAAAACCGTTCGCAACACGCCAGCCATTCAGCTGGATCTGCTGGGCCTGCAGGTTTCAGAAGTGCTGGTGAATGGGCAGCAAGCCACTTTCCAGCACACCGGGCAGCACCTGCACATTGATCTGGGACAATCCTCCAGCGTGGGCAGGATTTATGAGGTGCAGGTGGCTTACTCAGGCACCCCGCAAACCATCAAAGAACCCGGTGAGACAGAAGCAGATTCGGTGGGCTGGAAACAACACAAAACAGGCATTTACGTGCTGAATGAACCCAACGGGGCCATGTCCTGGTTCCCGGCCAACGACCATCCCAGTGACAAGGCCACTTTCACCTTTCACCTCACCGTTCCATTGCCTGATCTGGGGGTGGCCAACGGAGTGCTGGTGAGCACCGCTGGAGACCGCGTCAAAACCTACACCTACGAGATGCGGCAACCCATGGCCCCCCATCTGGCCACCGTGCAGGTCAACCGCTTTCGGATGGAGTGGCAACAGTTCAGGGAAAATCTGGTTTATCAGAATTATTTTCCGGTCAGCCTTCCTGCCAAATTTCAGCAGAAAGAACTGGGGATGTTTGAGCCCATGCTCAGCTTTCTGGAGCAACAGGTGGCCCCTTATCCTTTTGAGACGTATGGGGTGATGTTCACAGAGGCTCCCACCCCTTATGCGCTGGAAACCCAGGGGCTCAGCACCTTTCCAGGCAAAACCCGTGAGGCAGCGCTGTTTTTCCATGAACTTGCCCACCAGTGGTTTGGCAACAGCGTCACCCCCAGCACCTGGTCGGATGTGTGGCTCAGTGAAGGCCTGGCCACCTTCTTCACCAACCTCTGGGAGCATCCAGAAGAAAAGGACCTGAAGGTTTACCTGAAATCCCAGTACCAGCGCAGCAAAACCCAGAACATCAAAGCCCCATACATCAGGGAGCGCAAAGACCTGTTCAGCCCACGGGTCTACCAGAGGGGTGCGCTGGTTTTTCACGCCCTGCGCTACCGTGTGGGCAACAAACTGTTTCAACAGGTGGTCCAGAATTACTACAGGGCTCATGCCTTTAAGAATGCTTCCACAGAAGATTTCATCCAGAGCGTGCTGAAAACCACAGGCAAACCCCAGCTCAGGGGTTTTCTGGAAAGCTGGATTTATGGGGACAGGCTTCCCGATTTTCCTGAACTTTCCAGGTGA
- a CDS encoding rhodanese-like domain-containing protein: MIEDVSPQEGLARVQAGALLIDVREPNEYQEVHAEGAQLIPLSEFQQRYAELPKDQELVMICRSGMRSARAGSFLQEQGFEKVVNLAGGIMAWVNEGLPHVKGE; this comes from the coding sequence ATGATTGAAGACGTGAGCCCACAGGAAGGTCTGGCGCGGGTGCAAGCAGGTGCACTGCTCATCGATGTGCGCGAACCCAATGAATACCAGGAAGTGCATGCAGAGGGTGCCCAGCTCATCCCCCTTTCCGAGTTTCAGCAGCGTTATGCAGAGCTGCCAAAAGACCAGGAACTGGTGATGATCTGCCGCAGTGGCATGCGCAGTGCCCGTGCAGGAAGCTTTCTGCAGGAACAGGGTTTTGAGAAAGTGGTCAATCTGGCGGGGGGCATCATGGCCTGGGTGAACGAGGGCCTGCCTCACGTCAAAGGAGAATGA
- a CDS encoding rhodanese-like domain-containing protein, protein MKHLLDLRDELEQEAEPLALYFDGFESTAVQLQALEKGHYSLSKDRSYLVVCEVGQKSKLAVMYLQADGFAAEHLEGGILDLRKATEQEFILPYSDALLDSLSRHPKVRFVARDGEQLVVRGSLSVEEVEAF, encoded by the coding sequence GTGAAACACCTGCTGGATCTGAGAGATGAACTGGAACAGGAAGCCGAACCCCTTGCCCTGTACTTTGATGGTTTTGAAAGCACTGCTGTGCAATTGCAGGCGCTGGAAAAGGGACACTACAGCCTTTCAAAAGACCGGTCTTATCTGGTGGTCTGCGAGGTGGGCCAGAAAAGCAAACTGGCCGTGATGTATCTGCAAGCAGATGGCTTTGCAGCAGAGCATCTGGAAGGAGGCATTCTGGACCTGCGCAAAGCCACAGAACAGGAATTCATTCTCCCCTATTCAGATGCACTTCTGGATTCCCTGTCCAGGCATCCAAAAGTGCGTTTTGTGGCCCGCGATGGGGAGCAACTGGTGGTTCGGGGAAGCCTCTCTGTTGAAGAAGTGGAAGCTTTCTGA
- a CDS encoding metal-sulfur cluster assembly factor, with the protein MTTVEQVLEALKVVKDPEIPVNVVDLGLVYDVQISEEGTVDIEMTLTSVGCPVQDMIRADAELAVMRLEDVQKVNVDFVWTPPWSTEKMSEDGKRQMRMFGFNV; encoded by the coding sequence ATGACAACGGTAGAACAGGTGCTGGAAGCCCTCAAGGTGGTCAAAGACCCCGAAATTCCAGTCAATGTGGTGGACCTCGGACTGGTTTACGATGTGCAGATCTCAGAAGAGGGCACCGTGGACATCGAAATGACCCTCACCAGCGTGGGTTGTCCGGTGCAGGACATGATCCGTGCCGATGCTGAACTGGCAGTGATGCGCCTGGAAGACGTGCAGAAAGTCAATGTGGATTTTGTCTGGACGCCACCATGGAGCACCGAAAAGATGTCCGAAGATGGCAAGCGCCAGATGCGCATGTTTGGATTCAACGTTTGA
- a CDS encoding DUF2167 domain-containing protein produces the protein MKKALFLNISLLGLSFSQLAFAQQDTFDPVKFEQGLHYQHGQVSLLDQKVNLQIPADLRYLDAADAQKLLEEGWGNPTDTEVLGMLIPANTSPMSKTGWGVVITYQEDGHISDKDARRINYKNLLTDMQREVSSNNKARQDAGYPTIELIGWATMPKYDDLTHKMYWAKELSFGGDINHTLNYDVRVLGRTGVLNLNAVADMSQLDQIRDALPGMLEGVAFTPGNRYEDFQAGKDKLAEYGLAALVAGGLGAAAAKTGFLTVILLLLKKFFVVVIAALVGLFRLFTGRNQKA, from the coding sequence ATGAAAAAAGCACTGTTTCTCAACATATCGTTGCTCGGTCTGTCCTTTTCACAACTGGCATTCGCACAACAGGACACCTTTGATCCCGTCAAATTTGAACAGGGCCTGCATTACCAGCACGGTCAGGTGAGCCTGCTGGACCAGAAAGTCAACCTGCAAATCCCAGCAGATTTGCGTTATCTGGATGCTGCAGATGCCCAGAAACTGCTGGAAGAAGGCTGGGGGAACCCCACAGACACCGAGGTTCTGGGCATGCTGATTCCTGCAAACACCAGTCCCATGAGCAAAACAGGCTGGGGTGTGGTGATCACCTATCAGGAGGATGGACACATCTCCGACAAAGATGCGCGTCGCATCAATTACAAGAACCTGCTGACAGACATGCAGCGTGAAGTCAGCAGCAACAACAAGGCCCGCCAGGACGCTGGATACCCCACCATTGAGCTGATTGGCTGGGCCACCATGCCCAAATATGACGACCTGACCCACAAGATGTACTGGGCCAAAGAGCTTTCTTTTGGCGGAGACATCAACCACACCCTCAACTATGATGTGCGGGTGCTGGGACGCACAGGGGTGCTGAACCTCAATGCCGTGGCAGACATGTCCCAGCTGGACCAGATTCGAGATGCGCTTCCCGGCATGCTGGAAGGTGTGGCTTTTACCCCTGGAAACCGGTATGAAGACTTCCAGGCAGGCAAAGACAAACTGGCAGAGTATGGTCTGGCGGCTCTGGTGGCTGGAGGTCTGGGTGCTGCAGCGGCCAAAACGGGCTTTCTCACGGTGATCCTGCTGCTCCTGAAGAAATTCTTTGTGGTGGTCATTGCTGCACTGGTGGGCCTGTTCAGGCTGTTTACAGGCAGAAACCAGAAAGCCTGA